In Nicotiana tabacum cultivar K326 chromosome 17, ASM71507v2, whole genome shotgun sequence, one DNA window encodes the following:
- the LOC107800192 gene encoding akuammiline synthase 2-like, whose product MSAFLNTWANIARERIIPSAPLDFTSSSLLFPPQNHLPQELSAFLKTVFFKEGDQFLQRRIVFDSKEIAAIKLKAGSSSSVPKPTRVEALTAFIWKHMMLASRAVKGSSSPSCMLNQAVNLRPRLHPPLPNAFGNVVWFATTFYESEITMSDNIDLSQLVGLVREVFETFSNGENLKDMEGDASFTYLVNLATDTINSFDKTDN is encoded by the coding sequence ATGAGTGCATTTCTCAACACTTGGGCTAACATTGCACGAGAGAGGATCATACCATCGGCGCCTCTTGATTTCACATCATCATCACTACTCTTTCCCCCTCAGAACCATTTACCACAAGAGTTATCGGCATTTCTCAAAACTGTATTTTTCAAGGAGGGAGATCAGTTCCTCCAAAGAAGAATTGTCTTTGATTCTAAAGAAATTGCAGCTATCAAACTGAAAGCTGGATCCAGTAGTTCAGTGCCTAAACCGACGCGTGTGGAGGCATTGACAGCTTTCATATGGAAGCATATGATGTTAGCAAGTAGAGCAGTAAAGGGAAGCTCAAGCCCCAGCTGCATGCTAAATCAAGCTGTGAACTTGAGGCCAAGGCTGCATCCACCATTGCCTAATGCTTTTGGGAATGTAGTTTGGTTTGCAACTACATTTTACGAGTCAGAAATAACAATGAGTGATAATATTGATCTGTCTCAGCTTGTGGGATTAGTGAGAGAAGTGTTTGAGACCTTTTCAAATGGTGAAAACTTGAAGGATATGGAAGGTGATGCTTCCTTTACTTATCTAGTGAATTTGGCCACAGATACTATTAACTCTTTTGACAAAACAGATAACTAG